TTGAATTAAAACATAGCGCTTTTAACAGAAAAGGATTTGCGCTGGGAGCCGTTATCGCGTCAGAATGGATTATTGGAAAAGCTGGCGTTTTTGGAATGAAAGATGTTCTGGGATTGTCATAGCTTGTAACATTTTTAAATTATCAAGACTAATTATTAAAATCAAATTATAAAATAAATATCCAACTATGGAATATATTGTACAATATAGCATTTACGTCATCATTGTTAGTGTATTGATGGGACTTTCAACTTGGAAGCTTTTCAAAAAAATGGGCTACAATCCTCTTTTCGCATTCGTTCCGTTTTACAATTATTTGATTGTTCAAAAAGAAACAAAACATCCAAAATGGTGGGTTGTTTTTGCATATTTTCCAATTGTTGGACCAATTATGATGTCTGTTTTTCATGTTTTTTTAATGAAGAAATTCGGAAAGTCAGGATTTGTAAATGCGCTATTAACAGTTATTCTGCCATTTATTTTTATGGCAACAGTCAATTATTCTAAAGATCCACAAATCGAAGAAGAAGATATTGAAGAAGAAGGCAAAAAGAAAGAAACCTTCATTGGTTCTGTTACTTTTGCTGTGGTTTTTGCCACCATTATCCATGTATTTATAACACAACCATTTGGGATTCCCACTGGCTCTATGGAGCGAACTTTATTGGTAGGCGATTTCTTATTCGTGAATAAACTTAATTACGGTTACAGAATGCCGATGCGCCCCGTGGCTCTTCCGTTCTTGCAAGGGACTATTTTTGATACTGGCGAACCAGGAAATCCAAAAGATGATCCCAAATCCTATGTTGATGCTATTAAACTTCCGTATTTAAGATTGCCAGGTTGGGAGAAACCAGAGAAAAATGATATTGTTGTATTCAATTATCCAGATGACTCCGTCCATGTTGCAATTGATCGAAAAGATCCTTATGTAAAACGTTGTGTGGCTGTTGGTGGCGATGTTGTAGAATTCCGTGCAGGACGTTTGTTTATTAATGGAAAACCAGAACAGGTTTTGGGCGATCAAGAGATTCAACACAAATATATTGTAAGAAGTTCTTCGCAGTTGGATATTCCTGGGCTTTACAAAATTTATGGTTTTTTACCAGTTATGGAAGGTCAGGATGATCAAGGTTTTGTTTATCATTTTCAAGGTTTAACAGATAAAATTAAAAACGATTTCAAGCAAATCCCAGGTGTAGAAAGTGTTGAAGAAGATGTTATGAAGCAAGGCGAAGCTTCGGTAGCGCATTTCTACAGAATGGAGCATGGCGACTATGTTCGTGATGATAGAGGATATCCAATTCAGACCGCTAAAGTGGATTCTACCAACAGTATTTTCCCAATCAACAAAACTTGGAACCAAGATTGGTACGGTCCCCTGACAATTCCTAAAAAAGGAGATGTTATTACGTTGACGCAAGATAATTATCCAGAATACCAACGTTTAATCGGTATTTACGAACGCAATAAATTTGAAAATAAAAACGGAAAGTTCTTTATCAATGGTAAAGAAACCAACCAATATACAGTGCAACAAGATTATTATTTCATGATTGGTGACAACCGTGATGCGTCTTTGGATGCGCGTTTCTTTGGTTTTGTTCCAGAAGAAAATATTGTTGGAAAACCAATGTTCACTTGGATGAGCGTGCAAGGGCTTTTTCCAGATAAGAGCTCTAGCTACCAAGCGGATAAAAAAATCCGTTGGGACAGAATGTTCAAAGCAACCAATACAGGAGAAGCTAACAAAACATCGTATTGGTGGATTGCCGCAGCTATTTTGTTGGTTTTCTTTGGGTGGGACTATATCGTAAAACTATTCAAGAAAAAAGAATCTGAAGATTAATTCTTATAGATTTAAAATATGGAAATTTTATTACCGATATTTTATTTTCCTCCCATTTCTTGGTTCGCCGAATTTTTAAAATCTGATATCGAAGTAACTTTGGAACAGTTCGAGCATTTTCCGAAGCAAACCTATCGTAACAGAACTAATATTTATGCAGCCAATGGAAGGTTGTCTTTGATAATTCCGGTGCGCCATTTTGGAAAAACCGCGATGAAGGATATGGAAATTTCTTATGCTGAAGATTGGCAAAAACAACATTGGCGTTCGATAAAATCAGCTTATCAAGCTTCTCCGTATTTTGAATATTATGAATTTAAACTTCAGAAACTTTACGAAGAAAAGACAACATCTTTGGTGGAATTTAATTTAAAATGTTTAAAAACAATTTTAGATATTTTAAAACTTGACCAAGATTTTAAACTTTCCGAAGAATATGTTGTGGAGTCAGAAATTGATTTCAGAAATCATTTTTCTGCAAAAAAAGTGGCAGATAAAGTTTTTCCAGACTATTATCAAAGCTTTTCTGATAAAGGAGGCTTCATCCAAGATCTTTCGGTCTTAGATTTGATATGTAATCTCGGACCAGAAAGCCGCGCTTACATTTATAATTTATAAATCTTATTTAATATGAAAAAAATTGCGATTGCTATTTGTTATCTAGTTGGATTTGGTTGGGCAACTGCTCAGTCAACGCCATTATCGGACAAAGACAAAGATCTTATGACATGGTATCATAAGGATTTTGCAACGACTAAAGTATATGGTGTTAATACACAAAATGCATACAAATATTTAGAATCTAAAGGTCTAAAACCAAAAACTGTTGTAGTGGGTGTTTTGGACAGTGGTGTACAAGTTGACCACCCAGGATTGGTTACTAATATGTGGAAAAATCCAAACGAAATTCCTAATAATGGAATTGATGATGATAAAAATGGTTATGTAGATGATATCTATGGTTGGAATTTTTTAGGAAACAAAACCAAAGATGTTAATGTTGATAACCTAGAAGTAACACGCGTTGTTAAAAAATATAAATCCATTTTTGAAGGAAGCGATTCTGTACAGAACAAAGCGAATCAAGCGAAAATGCCTGAGGAATTTGCAATGTATATGAAATCAAAAAAAATATTCAGTGAGAAAAGTATAGAAGCGCAACAAGGTTTCCAAACATATTCGATGATTAATCAAATCATCCCAAATGCTGAACAGCTTTTGGAAGGGAAAACTTTGACAGCGGCTAATTTGGCTACGCTGAAACCATCTTCTCAACAAGATGCCATTGCTATGCAAGTTTTGTCTCAGCTATTGAGTAACAAAGATATGGAAGGCAAATCTTCCAAAGAAGTTGGCGATTTTTTAAGAAAAGATATCAAAGAAGCTTTGGATTATTTCCAGAACCAAGCCGAGAAACAATACAATCTTGATTTTGATCCTCGCGCTGAAATGGTTGGTGATAATTATGATGATTATTCAGAAAAATATTACGGAAACAACCATTATCAAGGTCCAGACGCTTCACATGGAACTCATGTTGCTGGTATTATTGCAGGACTTCCACAAGCTGGCGAAATCCAATATGGTGTTGCAAGCAAGGTGGCAAAAATTATGACCGTGCGTACAGTGCCAGATGGTGACGAGCGTGATAAAGATGTTGCAAATGCCATTCGATATGCCGTTGATAATGGTGCGAAAATTTTAAACATGAGTTTTGGAAAACCTGTTTCTCCTGGGAAAACACATGTTTGGGATGCCATGAAATATGCGGAAAGCAAAGGTGTATTATTGGTTAAAGCTGCTGGTAATGATAACGAGAATCTAGCCGAACATTCTTATTTTCCATCCAATTTCGCCACACAAACCGATCAAAAAGCTTTTGTAAACAACATGATTGTAGTCGGCGCTAATACAAATGATAGCGCAGCTTTGCGTTCGGATTTTTCTAATTATAATGACAGAATGGTTGATGTTTTTGCGCCGGGATCAGAAATTTATTCAACAGTTCCGACCTCGACTTACAAATATGAACAAGGCACATCTATGGCATCACCAGTTGTTGCAGGTGCAGCAGCAGTATTGCTAGCTTATATACCTAGTTTGACCCCAGCTCAAATAATTGAAGCTTTGACAAAAACTGTTAACAAGAGTGCAGCTAATAATTTTGGAAAACAATCTGTTGCTGGCGGTGTCATCGATTTGAAAAAAGCTGCGGAGTATGCTTATAATAATTTCTATAATGTAAAAAACAGCAAAACTCCAGCAAAACTTAATAAGAAAATAATAAAGAAAACAACTGAAAAATAAGTTTTTCTAAATTAAAAACTTTGTATTAAGAAAAATGTCAAAATTATTTTGACATTTTTTTTATAATTTAGCTTTGGCATGATTTTTAATATTCTTAATGCATCTAATTGTTTTGACTATGAAAAATATACTTTTATTAGGAGTTGTAGGAGCAGGGTTGTTCCTAACTTCATGTAAGACCGCTAACACAGAAAATTCTAATACTGTTACAGCAAAAGAAGCACAAACTAGAAGAGCAGAAGCTTTGAAAATGAAAGGCACTTGGCAAGTTACAAGTGTTGATTATGATAAGTCTTTTAAAATAAAACCTTTCGATGAAGGAGCAGACGCGCAATGTTTTGTAGGAAGCCAATGGAAATTAATCCCAAACAACTATACAGGTACTTACACGATGAATGGTGGTGGCGATTGTCCTACTGTAACGCAGCCGATATCTTTTGAAGTAACAAAATTCAACGAGTTTAAATTCAAAAAAGTTATGGAAGGTGAAAAAGCAAAACAAGTAGCTGCTGGTTATGTTTTAGAACTTCAAAATCTTTCTCAGGATAATTTTACTTTAGTTCAGAATGTTAATTTCGAAGGTAATCCGATTAAAGTATATTATAATTTTCAAAGAGTAAACTAAAATTTTAAAAAAATAAACTATTATGCGATTTATTAATAAAACAAATATTGCAGCTTTATTTATCAGCTCTACTTTGATGCTTACAAGTTGCGAAAGCATCCAGAATGCTAACAATACCCAAAAAGGTGCTGCAATAGGAACTGCGGCAGGTGCTATCTTGGGAGGTGTTTTAGGGAATAATATTGGTAAAGGAGGTAATGCCCCTCTAGGAGCTGTGTTAGGCGGTGTGGTAGGTGGTGTTGCTGGTGGTGTTATTGGTAACAAAATGGATAAACAAGCCAAAGAAATCAAAGAAGTTCTTCCTGGCGCTGAGGTAGAAAGAGTAGGTGAGGGGATTAAAGTGACACTTCACGAAAATACAGTGAACTTCGATTTTAATTCATCTAATTTGACAACATTAGCAAAGTCTAATCTGGATAAATTAGTAGTAGTGCTAAAAAATAATCCAGATACCAATATTAACATCTACGGCCATACAGATAGTGTTGGTACAGATGCTGTTAATATGAAAATATCTAACCAAAGAGCTTCTGCTGTGAAAAATTATTTCGTAACAAACGGTATTGCCTCTTCAAGAATGTTTACAGAAGGTTTAGGAAAAACAAGTCCTATTGCTTCTAACGATACCGATGCTGGTAGAGCGCAAAACAGAAGAGTTGAGTTTGCAATTACAGCCAACGAAAAAATGATTCAAGATGCCCAACAAGGTAAGTAAGAATTAAAATCTTTCAAAATAAAAACCGCAATTTGCGGTTTTTTTTATTATCAGATAATTCTTAATTTTGGGATCTAATAATACAAATGAGAAAATATCTAAAACTTATTCGGGTAGAACAATGGGTGAAAAACCTTTTCGTGTTCTTACCTCTTTTTTTTTCTGGAAATATTACTAATGTTGATTTGTTTCTCAAAAGTATATTTGCCTTCTTCGTTTTTTCATTCACAGCGAGTTCCATCTACATCATTAACGATTATATGGATATTGAGTCGGATAAAAAACATCCAGAGAAAAAGAAACGTCCATTGGCAAGTGGCGTTATTTCTAAGCCAACAGCTATCATCATGTTTTTTGCACTTTTGATAACTACGATTTTATTAGTCGTTTTTGCGGCGTTTTATTTTAACCAAAACTATACAAAGTTCGGAATTATCATTGGTGGTTATTTTGTGATGAACTTGCTTTATACTTTTAAGTTAAAGCATGTAGCTATTATAGATGTAACAATTATTGCGACAGGCTTTGTGCTTCGTGTTTTGGCTGGTGGCTACGCAACGGGACTTCCTATTTCGCAATGGGCAATCTTGTTGACTTTTGTACTCGCTATGGTTTTGGCAGTTGGGAAAAGACGTGGAGAGCTTATCAATGCTCAGATTTCGGGACGTACAAGAAAAGCTTTAGATGGTTATAATGTGCAGTTTGCAGATATTGCACTTTGTATTTGTGTTACATTAGCTATTATCTGTTATTTAATGTTTACATTATCACCAGAAGTTCAGAAAAAGTTTCATCCAAGAGTATTTTATACGGTGTTTTTTGTGTTTTTTGCATTTTTAAGGTATTTGCAGCAAACTTTAGTTTATAATAAAACCGAATCCCCTACCAAAATTATTTACAAAGATCGCTACATCCAGGTAACCTTGTTGATGTGGCTCTTAACATTTTTATTACAGATATACTACAAATAGATGAAACCGAATTTTATTCAAAAAGTTTCTAATTGGGGAAACTTTCCAATTGTGGAAGTCGAAATGAAATCGGAAGATTCACTTTCACATATCAAAGAATTTGTTGCCGACCGTAACGAAGTTATTGCTCGTGGCAATGGCAGATGCTACGGCGATGCCTCGCTGGGACAACACGTTTTTTCAACAAAAAGATTAAATAAATTTTTATCCTTTGACCGTCTTAATGGCGTTATAGAATGTGAGTCAGGCGTGCTGCTTTCCGATATTTTGGAAGTCGTTGTGCCGCAAGGTTATTTTTTGTATGTGACCCCGGGAACCAAATTTGTAAGTGTTGGTGGTGCTATAGCCTCCGACGTGCATGGGAAAAACCACCATGCCGAAGGTTGTTTTTCGGAATATGTGATTGCGTTTAAAATTTTAAATGAAAACTCAGAAGTTTTAACGTGTTCGAGAGAGCAAAATTCTGATTTATTCTGGGCTACAATTGGCGGAATGGGACTTACAGGCATTATTCTTTCCGCGAGTATAAAACTTAAGAATATAGAAACAGCCTACATTCGTCAAGAAAGTATTAAAGCCAACAATCTGGATGAAATTTTTCAATTATTTGACGACAGCGAAGATTGGACATACAATGTCGCATGGATTGACTGTTTGCAAAAAGGAAAAAGTATTGGGAAGTCTATCCTTATGCGTGGCGAACATGCTTTGAAAGGCGAGATTCCTAAAAATAAAGGTCAAAATCCTTTACGATTAAAACCTAAGTTTAGTCCCAATGTTCCATTTTATTTTCCGAGTTTTGTTTTAAATAGTTTGTCAATTAGAATATTTAATTGGTTGTATTTTAATAAACAACGTGCCAAACAAGTTAATAGTTTTATAGATTATGAAACTTTCTTTTATCCATTGGATGCCGTGAAGAATTGGAACCGAATCTATGGTAAAAAAGGATTTATCCAATACCAAATGGTGATTCCTAAAGACAAAGGAAAAGAAGGTATGAAGAAGATTTTGGAATGTATCGCCAAAAGTGGTAATGGCTCTTTTCTGGCGGTACTAAAGCTTTTTGGGAAAGATAATCCGCAAGCTTACAACTCATTTCCGCAGGAAGGTTATACATTGGCTTTAGATTTTAAAGTGAATTCGAAACTTAAAAAATTGATTGCACAATTGGACGAAATTGTTGAAGAATTTGGTGGCCGAATTTACCTTACAAAAGATAGCATGAGCAAAAGCACTTTAACGGATTATCTCAAAAATGTTGAGAATCCCAAGTTTGTTTCACTTCAACATCAACGCATTCATAATCCATCTTAATTCCACAAAATATGATAATAATTGGTGCAAACTCTGAAGTAGCACAAGCCTTTGTAGAATGCTGTTTGAAGAAAGGCGAAAAGTTCAAAACTTTATATTTATTAAGTTCAAATCCTGCAACATCTGAAAAATTTGCAAATCATATCCATGTGAAATATTTGCAACATACAGAAGTTTTGACTTTGGACGTTCTTAAAGAAATTGATTATAAAAATTTCGAGCATATCGAGTCAGATTTATTATTTTGCGCAAGTGGCTATTTGGGTCAAGGTACTGACGAAGCCTTGTACGATGATAAAAATACAGCACGAATTATAGATGTTAATTTTTCCAAATTGGTTCCTGTTCTTAATCACTTTGCCAAAAAAATGGAGTCCAAAAGACAAGGTAATATAATTGTATTATCCTCTGTTGCGGGGGATCGCGGACGACAAAGCAATTTTATATATGGCAGTGCCAAAGCGGGACTTACGGCTTATCTCAGTGGTCTTAGAAACTATTTGTTTGACAAAAAAGTTCATGTAATGACTGTGAAACCCGGTTTTATGGCGACAAAGATGACAGAAGGTTTACCGCTAAATCCTGCTTTGACAGCGACGCCAGAACAAGCTGCGACGACGATTTTTAAAGCTTATAAAAATAAAAAAAATACGGCTTACGTTTTGCCAATTTGGGGACTTATCATGATGGTAATCCGTAATATTCCTGAGTTTATCTTCAAGAAGATGAAACTTTAAATAGATTTAAAAATGAAAAAATTGTATGTATTTGATTTTGATGGGACTTTGACTTATAAAGACACCATGTTTTTGTATCTCAAATATTTTAATCCTTCGAAATATAGAGTTCAATTTTTAAAACATATTCCACTTTTTGTTTTGGTTAAACTGAAACTGGCTGATGCCGAATCGGTGAAAAAAAGTTTTATAGCATCCATGCTTAAAGGACAAACAGAAGCCAAACTTCATCAGGTTTCGGATAATTTTTTCAATAATTATTATCCGAAATTGATTCGTGAAAATGCATTAGAATTTATCAACCAAATCAAAAAAGAGCAAACAGATTCTTACATTGTTACGGCTTCTTTGGATATTTGGGTACGCCCTTTTGCAGAGAAATTTGGAATGCAAATGCTAGCGACAAAAGCGGACTATCAGAATGGTGTTTTTACAGGGAAATTTGCTTCCAAAAATTGCAATGGCGAAGAAAAAGTTCATCGAATAAAAGAAGCCATAGAAAATAAAAAATTTGATAAAACCATTGCCTTTGGTGATACTTCTGGAGATCGTCCAATGTTAAAGTGGGCGAATGAAAGCTTTTATCAATTTTTTCACTAATTTCGTATCAATTTAGATGAGGCATTTGCTTCATTTATTTTTTTAATAAAATTCTCTAATAGAAAATGGAAAAGGTATATTTAGACAACGCAGCAACAACGCCGCTCAATGAAGAAGTTATCGACGCTATGGTTGGTGTACTTCGCAACAATTATGGTAATCCTTCATCAACCCACAGTTTGGGACAAGAAGCAAAAACACTATTAGAAGAGGTTAGGCGTAAGATTGCAGATGCTTTGCGTGTTACACCTGGCGAAATTGTTTTTACCTCGTGCGGTACCGAATCCAACAACATGATTATTAAATCTTGTGTGAACTATCTTGGCGTTCAACGTATTATTACCTCGCCATTAGAACACAAATGTGTTGCGGAAACTTGTCTAGAAATGAAACGCCTTCATGGTGTAGAACTTGTTTATCTTCGCCCTGATAACAAGGCGAATCTTAGTTTAGAAAAATTAGAAGAACTATTAAAATCTTCTGATAAAAAAACTTTGGTGACATTGATGCATGCTAATAATGAAGTTGGAAATCTTTTGGATATTGAGAAAGTTGCAAAACTTTGTAAAAAGTATGATGCCTTATTCCATTCAGATACAGTACAAACGATGGCGCATTTGGATTTAGATTTTTCTAAAATTCCATTGGATTTTGCTTCTTGTAGTGCACACAAATTTCATGGACCAAAAGGGACAGGATTTGCGTTTGTAAGAAAAGCTTCTGGACTAAAGGGGATAATCACAGGAGGACCACAAGAAAGAAGCCTAAGAGCCGGCACAGAGAATGTTTGCGGTATCGTTGGGCTTGGTAAGGCTTGGGAGTTGTCGATTGATAATATGGAAGAATATAGCTCGCATATTAAGCATATTAAAAACTATTGTAAAGAACAAATTAAAGCTAACTTTCCTAATGCTACATTTAATGGAGAATCTGGTAGCGATAACAGCTTATATACCGTTCTTAATATTTTATTAGCATTTAAAAACCCATTGATTGGTTTACAACTAGATATGCAAGGCGTTGCAATTTCGCAAGGAAGCGCATGTAGCTCTGGCGCTTCAAAACCTTCCATGGTATTAATGTCTATTTTGGACGAAGAAGAATTAGAACATTGTACGCCAC
This genomic stretch from Chryseobacterium sp. POL2 harbors:
- a CDS encoding S8 family serine peptidase → MKKIAIAICYLVGFGWATAQSTPLSDKDKDLMTWYHKDFATTKVYGVNTQNAYKYLESKGLKPKTVVVGVLDSGVQVDHPGLVTNMWKNPNEIPNNGIDDDKNGYVDDIYGWNFLGNKTKDVNVDNLEVTRVVKKYKSIFEGSDSVQNKANQAKMPEEFAMYMKSKKIFSEKSIEAQQGFQTYSMINQIIPNAEQLLEGKTLTAANLATLKPSSQQDAIAMQVLSQLLSNKDMEGKSSKEVGDFLRKDIKEALDYFQNQAEKQYNLDFDPRAEMVGDNYDDYSEKYYGNNHYQGPDASHGTHVAGIIAGLPQAGEIQYGVASKVAKIMTVRTVPDGDERDKDVANAIRYAVDNGAKILNMSFGKPVSPGKTHVWDAMKYAESKGVLLVKAAGNDNENLAEHSYFPSNFATQTDQKAFVNNMIVVGANTNDSAALRSDFSNYNDRMVDVFAPGSEIYSTVPTSTYKYEQGTSMASPVVAGAAAVLLAYIPSLTPAQIIEALTKTVNKSAANNFGKQSVAGGVIDLKKAAEYAYNNFYNVKNSKTPAKLNKKIIKKTTEK
- a CDS encoding FAD-dependent oxidoreductase, with the protein product MKPNFIQKVSNWGNFPIVEVEMKSEDSLSHIKEFVADRNEVIARGNGRCYGDASLGQHVFSTKRLNKFLSFDRLNGVIECESGVLLSDILEVVVPQGYFLYVTPGTKFVSVGGAIASDVHGKNHHAEGCFSEYVIAFKILNENSEVLTCSREQNSDLFWATIGGMGLTGIILSASIKLKNIETAYIRQESIKANNLDEIFQLFDDSEDWTYNVAWIDCLQKGKSIGKSILMRGEHALKGEIPKNKGQNPLRLKPKFSPNVPFYFPSFVLNSLSIRIFNWLYFNKQRAKQVNSFIDYETFFYPLDAVKNWNRIYGKKGFIQYQMVIPKDKGKEGMKKILECIAKSGNGSFLAVLKLFGKDNPQAYNSFPQEGYTLALDFKVNSKLKKLIAQLDEIVEEFGGRIYLTKDSMSKSTLTDYLKNVENPKFVSLQHQRIHNPS
- a CDS encoding cysteine desulfurase family protein, whose translation is MEKVYLDNAATTPLNEEVIDAMVGVLRNNYGNPSSTHSLGQEAKTLLEEVRRKIADALRVTPGEIVFTSCGTESNNMIIKSCVNYLGVQRIITSPLEHKCVAETCLEMKRLHGVELVYLRPDNKANLSLEKLEELLKSSDKKTLVTLMHANNEVGNLLDIEKVAKLCKKYDALFHSDTVQTMAHLDLDFSKIPLDFASCSAHKFHGPKGTGFAFVRKASGLKGIITGGPQERSLRAGTENVCGIVGLGKAWELSIDNMEEYSSHIKHIKNYCKEQIKANFPNATFNGESGSDNSLYTVLNILLAFKNPLIGLQLDMQGVAISQGSACSSGASKPSMVLMSILDEEELEHCTPLRVSFSHYTTKEDIDKFITALKEVSKDFIIEKQNTAHR
- the lepB gene encoding signal peptidase I, producing MEYIVQYSIYVIIVSVLMGLSTWKLFKKMGYNPLFAFVPFYNYLIVQKETKHPKWWVVFAYFPIVGPIMMSVFHVFLMKKFGKSGFVNALLTVILPFIFMATVNYSKDPQIEEEDIEEEGKKKETFIGSVTFAVVFATIIHVFITQPFGIPTGSMERTLLVGDFLFVNKLNYGYRMPMRPVALPFLQGTIFDTGEPGNPKDDPKSYVDAIKLPYLRLPGWEKPEKNDIVVFNYPDDSVHVAIDRKDPYVKRCVAVGGDVVEFRAGRLFINGKPEQVLGDQEIQHKYIVRSSSQLDIPGLYKIYGFLPVMEGQDDQGFVYHFQGLTDKIKNDFKQIPGVESVEEDVMKQGEASVAHFYRMEHGDYVRDDRGYPIQTAKVDSTNSIFPINKTWNQDWYGPLTIPKKGDVITLTQDNYPEYQRLIGIYERNKFENKNGKFFINGKETNQYTVQQDYYFMIGDNRDASLDARFFGFVPEENIVGKPMFTWMSVQGLFPDKSSSYQADKKIRWDRMFKATNTGEANKTSYWWIAAAILLVFFGWDYIVKLFKKKESED
- a CDS encoding HAD-IB family hydrolase, producing MKKLYVFDFDGTLTYKDTMFLYLKYFNPSKYRVQFLKHIPLFVLVKLKLADAESVKKSFIASMLKGQTEAKLHQVSDNFFNNYYPKLIRENALEFINQIKKEQTDSYIVTASLDIWVRPFAEKFGMQMLATKADYQNGVFTGKFASKNCNGEEKVHRIKEAIENKKFDKTIAFGDTSGDRPMLKWANESFYQFFH
- a CDS encoding OmpA family protein; this encodes MRFINKTNIAALFISSTLMLTSCESIQNANNTQKGAAIGTAAGAILGGVLGNNIGKGGNAPLGAVLGGVVGGVAGGVIGNKMDKQAKEIKEVLPGAEVERVGEGIKVTLHENTVNFDFNSSNLTTLAKSNLDKLVVVLKNNPDTNINIYGHTDSVGTDAVNMKISNQRASAVKNYFVTNGIASSRMFTEGLGKTSPIASNDTDAGRAQNRRVEFAITANEKMIQDAQQGK
- a CDS encoding WbqC family protein, coding for MEILLPIFYFPPISWFAEFLKSDIEVTLEQFEHFPKQTYRNRTNIYAANGRLSLIIPVRHFGKTAMKDMEISYAEDWQKQHWRSIKSAYQASPYFEYYEFKLQKLYEEKTTSLVEFNLKCLKTILDILKLDQDFKLSEEYVVESEIDFRNHFSAKKVADKVFPDYYQSFSDKGGFIQDLSVLDLICNLGPESRAYIYNL
- a CDS encoding lipocalin family protein is translated as MKNILLLGVVGAGLFLTSCKTANTENSNTVTAKEAQTRRAEALKMKGTWQVTSVDYDKSFKIKPFDEGADAQCFVGSQWKLIPNNYTGTYTMNGGGDCPTVTQPISFEVTKFNEFKFKKVMEGEKAKQVAAGYVLELQNLSQDNFTLVQNVNFEGNPIKVYYNFQRVN
- a CDS encoding SDR family NAD(P)-dependent oxidoreductase, with the protein product MIIIGANSEVAQAFVECCLKKGEKFKTLYLLSSNPATSEKFANHIHVKYLQHTEVLTLDVLKEIDYKNFEHIESDLLFCASGYLGQGTDEALYDDKNTARIIDVNFSKLVPVLNHFAKKMESKRQGNIIVLSSVAGDRGRQSNFIYGSAKAGLTAYLSGLRNYLFDKKVHVMTVKPGFMATKMTEGLPLNPALTATPEQAATTIFKAYKNKKNTAYVLPIWGLIMMVIRNIPEFIFKKMKL
- a CDS encoding decaprenyl-phosphate phosphoribosyltransferase yields the protein MRKYLKLIRVEQWVKNLFVFLPLFFSGNITNVDLFLKSIFAFFVFSFTASSIYIINDYMDIESDKKHPEKKKRPLASGVISKPTAIIMFFALLITTILLVVFAAFYFNQNYTKFGIIIGGYFVMNLLYTFKLKHVAIIDVTIIATGFVLRVLAGGYATGLPISQWAILLTFVLAMVLAVGKRRGELINAQISGRTRKALDGYNVQFADIALCICVTLAIICYLMFTLSPEVQKKFHPRVFYTVFFVFFAFLRYLQQTLVYNKTESPTKIIYKDRYIQVTLLMWLLTFLLQIYYK